A stretch of DNA from Schizosaccharomyces osmophilus chromosome 2, complete sequence:
CCCCTTTTTTATGCATATCAAACGTATGCAAGAAAATTATGAAACTTACCTTTTATAAACCGTATAAACACGTTTTGCTCGCTTTTTGTCAgcaaaccaaattttttgcGTTTGGAGTAGTGTTGTTGGTAAGTAGCAGGAAGGTAGCAAATGAGTagcaaaatgaatttaCGGTAACGGATTGAGCCCGTTAAAAAAACCACGAGTAACACCATAGAGTAACAAATACATCTGTCTCGAAAGCAAGGAAGTTGTGCTGGTGGAAAGGTAGAAGGCTTTTTTACATTTAAGCATATCAATTGTTAATCTctaaagttttctttttctttctctgGTTTGGTTTGCTCTGAACAATTCATCAACAAGCATCTTCACCTTTAGAGCGAGggaaggaaacaaagagaaacTATTAATCGAAAGTTCGTTTTCGCTTATTCgactttcatttcttttttggtgaGAGGTACTTTATTAACACAGCTATTCCTCACTTGGATCTAGTgaatcaattctttcttccttgttcTCGGCTGTCACTTGAAGTTCGTTTCATACATCTCTCCATTCTAtcgatttgtttattttctttattctttaacGAAAATGGATACGAATGATTGTGTTCTATCACTAATCGATGAGCTGGAACATCGACATCAAATTCTATCTCGTCTTCAAACTCAGTTCCAACAGGCACgcgaattttctttgacgGAAGCTAACATGTTTTCCTAGGCATTTCTCCAgcttaccaaaaaaaaggctCAATATCCATCGTATACTGCTCAACTCCCAGCTGCGACGATTTCCAAACATCCCCGATGCTCTGTTCGCTTGGATGCCATGGAAGCGTCTTCATCAACAAAACATTTCAACATTTCATCTGCTTTGCAGGTTCGTTTACAAAGCCATTCACCCACGATGAAACCCTTT
This window harbors:
- the tam5 gene encoding Schizosaccharomyces specific protein Tam5, translating into MDTNDCVLSLIDELEHRHQILSRLQTQFQQAFLQLTKKKAQYPSYTAQLPAATISKHPRCSVRLDAMEASSSTKHFNISSALQVRLQSHSPTMKPFIQSVSFDIVGHDFLSCLQEVALLCQSNQTIQLLLESIQNESTK